A section of the Methanosarcina mazei S-6 genome encodes:
- a CDS encoding acetate uptake transporter: protein MSQNIKDVMDIRDIKIKDLTANPAPLGLMGFGMTTVLLNIHNAGFYPMNAMILSMGFFYGGLAQVIAGIQEWKKGNTFGATAFTSYGLFWLTLVGIVLLPKSESYAGLATESFPFAAYLFMWGVFTLFMFIGTLKGSKALSVVFFTLTILFFLLAAGNYLGSESILVIAGYEGILTGLSAIYAALGQVLNEAYGKKIVPL from the coding sequence ATGAGTCAAAACATTAAAGATGTTATGGACATTCGTGACATAAAAATCAAGGATTTAACCGCAAACCCCGCTCCACTGGGTTTGATGGGGTTCGGAATGACAACTGTGCTTTTAAATATACACAATGCAGGTTTCTATCCGATGAATGCAATGATTCTTTCAATGGGCTTTTTCTATGGTGGATTGGCTCAGGTCATTGCAGGGATTCAGGAATGGAAGAAAGGTAATACGTTCGGAGCAACGGCTTTTACCTCATACGGGCTTTTCTGGCTCACACTGGTAGGAATTGTCCTGCTTCCCAAGTCTGAAAGCTATGCAGGGCTGGCCACGGAGTCATTCCCATTTGCTGCATATCTTTTCATGTGGGGAGTTTTCACTCTTTTCATGTTCATAGGCACGTTAAAAGGATCAAAAGCTCTCTCTGTTGTTTTTTTTACCCTTACAATCCTGTTCTTCTTGCTGGCTGCAGGCAACTACCTTGGAAGTGAATCAATACTCGTGATCGCAGGTTATGAAGGAATCCTCACAGGACTTTCCGCAATATATGCAGCTCTTGGCCAGGTGTTGAACGAGGCTTACGGGAAAAAGATAGTTCCCCTCTAA
- the gpmI gene encoding 2,3-bisphosphoglycerate-independent phosphoglycerate mutase, producing the protein MTQARRPLMLMILDGWGYREEKEGNAILAASTPHLDRLQKERPSCFLETSGEAVGLPQGQMGNSEVGHLNIGAGRVVYQDLTKINVSIRNGDFFENPVLLDAISNVKLNNSSLHLMGLVSYGGVHSHMTHLYALIKLAQEKGLKKVYIHVFLDGRDVPPKAALGDVKELDAFCKENQSVKIATVQGRYYAMDRDKRWERTKLAYDALTLGVAPYKTSDAVTAVSEAYERGETDEFIKPTIVTDSEGNPEAVIQDTDSIVFLNFRPDRARQLTWAFVKDDFEGFTREKRPKVHYVCMAQYDETLDLPIAFPPEELTDVLGKVLSDRGLIQLRIAETEKYAHVTFFLNGGQEKCYSGEDRCLIPSPKISTYDLKPEMSAYEVTDEVVKRILSGKYDVIILNFANMDMVGHTGDFEAAVKAVETVDNCVGRIVEALRTAGGAALITADHGNAEQMENSHTGEPHTAHTSNPVKCIYTGNGEVKALENGKLSDLAPTLLDLLEIPKPEKMTGRSLIVRK; encoded by the coding sequence ATGACTCAGGCAAGAAGACCTCTTATGCTTATGATCCTTGATGGCTGGGGCTACAGGGAGGAAAAAGAAGGAAACGCTATCCTAGCAGCCAGCACTCCTCATCTTGACCGGCTGCAAAAAGAACGTCCCTCGTGCTTTTTAGAAACATCCGGAGAAGCCGTAGGACTGCCGCAGGGCCAGATGGGAAACTCTGAAGTTGGTCATCTGAACATAGGGGCAGGAAGAGTTGTTTACCAGGACCTTACAAAAATAAACGTCTCTATAAGAAACGGAGACTTTTTCGAAAACCCTGTTTTGCTGGATGCAATTTCAAATGTGAAGCTCAATAATTCGAGCCTTCACCTTATGGGACTTGTCTCTTACGGAGGCGTCCACAGTCATATGACCCACCTTTATGCCCTTATCAAACTTGCACAGGAAAAAGGGCTAAAAAAAGTATATATACATGTGTTTCTGGATGGGAGAGACGTCCCCCCGAAAGCTGCATTAGGAGACGTCAAGGAGCTTGATGCGTTTTGTAAAGAAAACCAGAGTGTAAAAATAGCGACAGTACAGGGGCGCTACTACGCAATGGACAGAGACAAACGCTGGGAAAGAACAAAACTTGCATATGATGCCCTTACTCTTGGAGTCGCGCCATACAAAACCTCTGATGCCGTAACTGCAGTTTCTGAAGCTTATGAAAGGGGAGAAACTGATGAATTTATAAAGCCCACAATAGTTACAGACTCAGAAGGAAACCCCGAGGCAGTAATACAGGATACGGATTCGATAGTTTTCCTTAACTTCAGACCCGATAGGGCGAGACAGCTTACCTGGGCTTTTGTAAAAGACGACTTTGAAGGCTTTACAAGGGAGAAACGCCCGAAAGTCCATTATGTCTGCATGGCACAGTATGATGAAACCCTGGATTTGCCCATAGCATTCCCACCTGAAGAGTTAACAGATGTTCTTGGCAAAGTGCTGAGCGACAGGGGGCTTATCCAGCTCCGCATTGCTGAAACCGAAAAATATGCCCATGTAACTTTCTTCCTCAACGGCGGGCAGGAAAAATGCTATTCGGGAGAAGACCGCTGCCTTATCCCCTCACCTAAAATATCCACCTATGACCTCAAACCTGAAATGAGTGCATATGAAGTCACGGACGAAGTAGTAAAAAGAATCCTATCAGGAAAGTACGATGTGATCATACTTAATTTTGCAAATATGGACATGGTGGGGCACACAGGAGACTTTGAAGCCGCAGTAAAGGCTGTGGAGACGGTAGATAACTGCGTGGGAAGGATTGTAGAAGCACTGAGAACGGCAGGCGGGGCAGCACTTATAACTGCAGATCACGGGAACGCCGAACAGATGGAAAACTCGCATACAGGCGAGCCGCATACGGCTCATACTTCAAACCCTGTAAAGTGCATATATACAGGAAACGGTGAAGTAAAAGCCCTTGAGAATGGGAAACTGTCCGATCTCGCTCCTACCCTTCTTGATCTTCTTGAAATCCCAAAACCTGAAAAGATGACAGGCAGATCATTGATAGTGAGAAAATAA
- a CDS encoding HAD family hydrolase, whose translation MARRIAVVFDSAGTLLHMYRVAKESSTGNLLENIESTAIVAKKNGCGLVALNTEKEIILRSKREMTLFEFIRDYRISIGISCSKGLFTSDIACEIIKSSSLFMGDVHDVLEAVTARCPDSIYLAAGLIVDSEARKIPYVLSTGGQVFSKTLQTVQILKTMEVDTYIASGDRMSALAQLAELINIPVERVFAFADPFIKEKVVLELKSRYEKVVMVGDGINDILALRAADVGIMTVQQGDKRPEELRKAADVVLDDIIKVVDVVKGL comes from the coding sequence ATGGCCAGACGAATTGCAGTGGTCTTTGACAGTGCCGGAACTCTTCTACATATGTACAGAGTTGCAAAAGAATCCAGCACAGGCAACCTTCTCGAAAATATAGAGAGCACTGCCATTGTTGCGAAAAAAAACGGTTGCGGCCTGGTAGCTCTTAATACGGAGAAAGAGATAATCCTGCGTTCAAAAAGAGAGATGACTTTATTTGAATTTATAAGGGACTACAGGATTTCAATAGGCATAAGCTGTTCAAAAGGGCTGTTTACCTCGGATATTGCCTGTGAGATCATAAAAAGCTCTTCCCTCTTTATGGGAGATGTTCACGATGTGCTCGAAGCGGTTACAGCCCGCTGCCCTGACAGCATTTATCTTGCGGCAGGACTGATAGTGGACTCTGAGGCAAGAAAAATACCTTATGTACTCAGCACAGGAGGGCAAGTATTCAGCAAGACCTTGCAGACAGTCCAGATACTCAAGACCATGGAAGTGGATACATATATAGCATCAGGGGATAGAATGTCTGCACTGGCGCAACTTGCAGAGTTAATAAATATCCCTGTAGAAAGAGTCTTTGCCTTTGCAGACCCCTTTATAAAGGAGAAAGTTGTGCTTGAACTTAAAAGCAGGTATGAGAAAGTAGTTATGGTAGGCGATGGAATTAACGATATCCTGGCTCTCAGGGCAGCAGACGTGGGAATAATGACAGTCCAGCAGGGAGACAAAAGACCTGAAGAACTCAGAAAAGCAGCAGATGTGGTGCTCGACGACATCATAAAAGTTGTGGATGTGGTAAAAGGATTATAA
- the fen gene encoding flap endonuclease-1, giving the protein MGTDIGDLLQKRKIELSDLSNRVVAVDAFNTLHQFLSIIRQRDGSPLVNSQGKVTSHLSGLLYRTASLVEAGIKPVFVFDGKPPEMKTGTLNRRKEIRESSKEKWENAKAEGNLEAAYKYAQASSKVDQDIIEDSKYLLDIMGIPWIQAPCEGEAQAAHMVLKKDADCVASQDYDSFLFGAPTVVRNLAATGKRKLPGKNVYVDVELEMIELEETLDSLGINRDQLIDIAICVGTDYNKGLEKVGPKTALKLIKKHGNIHAVIREKGMEIEALDSIKELFTHPDVTDDYEIKWGKPDSEKLINFLCDENDFSEDRVVKAADRLKAASGARQQTLDQWF; this is encoded by the coding sequence ATGGGTACGGATATAGGAGATCTGCTCCAGAAAAGAAAAATAGAACTTTCTGACCTTTCAAACCGGGTGGTTGCAGTTGACGCATTTAACACCCTGCACCAGTTTTTGAGCATTATCCGCCAGAGAGATGGAAGCCCTCTGGTTAATTCACAGGGGAAAGTAACTTCTCATCTCTCAGGGCTTCTCTATCGCACAGCCAGTCTGGTAGAGGCAGGTATCAAGCCTGTTTTCGTTTTTGACGGCAAGCCTCCTGAAATGAAAACAGGAACTCTGAATCGAAGGAAAGAAATCAGGGAATCTTCAAAGGAAAAGTGGGAGAATGCAAAAGCAGAGGGCAACCTTGAAGCTGCATATAAGTACGCCCAGGCTTCTTCAAAAGTTGACCAGGACATTATTGAGGACTCCAAATATCTCCTCGATATTATGGGCATCCCCTGGATACAGGCTCCATGTGAAGGCGAGGCGCAGGCTGCGCATATGGTTCTTAAAAAAGATGCTGACTGTGTTGCTTCCCAGGACTACGATTCTTTCCTCTTCGGAGCCCCGACTGTAGTCCGTAATCTGGCTGCCACCGGCAAACGCAAGCTCCCCGGGAAAAATGTGTATGTTGATGTTGAACTTGAAATGATTGAGCTTGAGGAAACCCTGGATTCCCTGGGAATCAACAGAGACCAGCTTATTGATATAGCAATCTGTGTGGGCACGGATTATAATAAAGGATTGGAAAAAGTGGGTCCCAAAACAGCCCTCAAGCTAATTAAAAAGCACGGAAACATTCATGCCGTGATCCGGGAAAAAGGTATGGAGATTGAAGCTCTGGACAGCATAAAGGAACTTTTTACCCATCCTGATGTTACGGATGACTATGAAATCAAATGGGGAAAACCCGACTCTGAAAAACTCATTAATTTCCTCTGTGACGAGAACGATTTCTCTGAAGACAGGGTGGTAAAAGCCGCAGATCGCCTTAAAGCGGCTTCAGGGGCAAGACAGCAAACTCTTGACCAGTGGTTCTGA
- a CDS encoding beta-ribofuranosylaminobenzene 5'-phosphate synthase, with protein sequence MIRITTPCRIHMTLIDMNGEIGRVDGGAGLTLSSPNIEITAEEAEEVSIEGLQDFADRMEKAAKTLLPEGKGIRVNVEEVYPAHVGFGSGTQSSLAVAAAVNELYGLGKSVRELALTVKRGGTSGIGVTAFEKGGFIVDGGHKFKDKGGFMPSAASRVPPGPVLFREDFPEWDILLAIPNEKGMHDQEEIDTFKKFCPLPIEEVREISHVVLMQMMPAVIEGDIESFGAAINHVQTVGFNKRESLIWPDFVKNIASFLRSQCYGAGVSSFGPVVYALVDNKEEGRRLQTEVQKMLDETVGGVTMMTRAKNSGAEITRT encoded by the coding sequence ATGATCAGAATAACCACCCCTTGCAGAATTCATATGACTCTTATTGATATGAATGGAGAAATCGGAAGAGTCGATGGAGGAGCAGGACTTACCCTTTCATCTCCGAATATAGAGATTACGGCAGAAGAAGCCGAGGAAGTCAGTATTGAAGGTCTTCAGGATTTTGCCGATCGAATGGAAAAAGCTGCAAAAACCCTGCTCCCTGAAGGGAAAGGAATCAGGGTCAATGTTGAGGAAGTGTACCCGGCTCATGTGGGTTTTGGATCAGGAACTCAATCTTCCCTGGCAGTAGCGGCAGCAGTGAATGAACTCTACGGGCTTGGGAAGAGTGTCAGAGAACTCGCACTCACAGTAAAAAGAGGAGGAACTTCAGGTATAGGAGTAACTGCTTTTGAGAAAGGAGGGTTTATAGTTGACGGAGGACACAAATTTAAAGATAAGGGAGGATTTATGCCATCGGCTGCAAGCCGCGTACCTCCCGGTCCAGTTCTCTTCCGGGAGGATTTCCCTGAATGGGATATCCTGTTAGCAATTCCAAATGAGAAAGGAATGCATGACCAGGAGGAAATTGATACATTCAAAAAATTCTGCCCCCTGCCCATAGAGGAAGTAAGGGAAATTTCCCATGTAGTGCTCATGCAGATGATGCCTGCCGTAATAGAGGGAGATATTGAGAGTTTCGGAGCTGCAATAAATCATGTCCAGACTGTCGGCTTTAACAAGAGGGAGAGCCTTATCTGGCCGGATTTTGTAAAGAATATTGCTTCTTTCCTGCGCAGCCAGTGTTATGGAGCCGGAGTAAGTTCATTCGGGCCTGTGGTCTATGCTCTTGTGGACAATAAAGAAGAAGGCAGAAGGCTTCAAACAGAAGTCCAGAAAATGCTTGACGAAACCGTAGGCGGAGTCACGATGATGACCAGGGCTAAAAACAGCGGAGCAGAGATAACCAGAACCTGA
- a CDS encoding class I SAM-dependent methyltransferase, translating into MDLKIDWNELWKEKMELQSKTKTNTDCTNMWKSQKSAKRFWDMTQENKGRVEKTLSGMALTPESRVLDIGAGPGSLAIPLAEMVAHVTAVEPAEGMMEILKQNMETYGTRNIDCVYKDWETVDAGSDLCPPYDVVFASYSLGMKDIRASIQKMIDVSSGYVYLYWFAGDTSWDIHSRKLWPILHGCEYRQGPKADVLYNVLYDMGIYPNMKVFSFEHNNRFENIEEALEHFKPQYALSSPEQEEILRSYLLDVLEEENGALVQKGKSTRVKMWWKVSSF; encoded by the coding sequence ATGGATCTCAAAATCGACTGGAATGAACTCTGGAAAGAGAAAATGGAATTGCAAAGTAAAACAAAAACGAATACCGATTGCACGAATATGTGGAAAAGCCAAAAAAGTGCAAAACGTTTCTGGGATATGACTCAGGAAAATAAAGGCAGGGTTGAAAAAACTCTATCAGGAATGGCTCTTACTCCTGAGTCCAGAGTCCTGGATATAGGTGCCGGCCCGGGGAGCCTGGCAATTCCTCTTGCTGAGATGGTTGCACATGTGACAGCAGTCGAGCCTGCAGAAGGAATGATGGAGATACTGAAACAGAACATGGAGACCTATGGGACCAGGAATATCGACTGTGTTTATAAAGACTGGGAAACTGTTGACGCAGGGTCTGACCTCTGCCCTCCTTATGATGTTGTATTCGCGTCATATTCACTGGGCATGAAAGATATCCGGGCTTCAATCCAGAAAATGATTGACGTCTCTTCAGGATATGTTTACCTTTACTGGTTTGCAGGCGACACATCTTGGGACATTCATTCCCGAAAGCTCTGGCCTATCCTTCATGGCTGTGAGTACAGGCAGGGCCCGAAGGCAGATGTCCTTTACAACGTACTCTACGATATGGGCATCTATCCGAATATGAAAGTCTTTTCTTTTGAACATAATAACCGGTTTGAAAACATTGAAGAAGCTCTTGAGCACTTTAAGCCTCAATATGCCTTATCCTCGCCTGAGCAGGAAGAAATACTCAGGTCTTACCTTCTGGATGTGCTAGAAGAAGAAAATGGAGCCCTCGTGCAGAAAGGCAAAAGCACAAGGGTGAAGATGTGGTGGAAGGTTTCTTCTTTTTGA
- a CDS encoding presenilin family intramembrane aspartyl protease PSH produces the protein MSSSENSLKDYLPILSMAGLILIVQILSLLLSTPMETNEMQAFEDPTQVSNSIYYIVMILTFTLFVLIAIKKNMKWVISLLIYLAILSTLYYVFFALLTLIPSLAGLENIISILLSTGLTLLLYKYPEWYVIDILGVCIAAGVSALIGISLSVIPVVVLLILLAVYDAISVYKTKHMITMAEGVMDLKLPILFIIPKHRDYSFIKESFKEGETREAFFMGLGDAVMPSLLVVSANVFIENGGISYPVLGAMLGTLAGHVILSILVMRGKPQAGLPFLNSGAILGFFAGVLLSGASIL, from the coding sequence TTGAGTTCCAGCGAAAATTCACTCAAAGATTATTTACCAATCCTCTCCATGGCAGGACTAATATTAATAGTACAGATTCTTTCCCTGCTCCTGTCCACGCCAATGGAAACGAATGAAATGCAGGCTTTTGAAGATCCCACGCAGGTTTCCAACTCAATATATTATATCGTAATGATCCTGACTTTTACGCTTTTTGTTCTGATAGCTATAAAGAAAAACATGAAATGGGTCATCAGCTTACTGATATATCTCGCTATATTAAGCACTCTATACTATGTATTTTTCGCACTTTTAACCCTGATTCCTTCACTCGCAGGCCTTGAAAATATAATTTCAATCCTGCTGTCTACCGGATTAACATTACTGCTCTACAAATACCCGGAATGGTATGTAATCGATATCCTGGGAGTCTGCATAGCAGCTGGAGTCAGTGCCCTGATAGGGATTTCCCTTTCCGTTATCCCGGTAGTAGTCCTTCTGATACTTCTTGCGGTCTATGATGCTATCTCGGTGTACAAAACAAAACACATGATAACTATGGCTGAGGGTGTGATGGACCTTAAACTCCCCATTCTATTCATAATTCCAAAACATCGGGACTATTCATTTATTAAAGAGAGTTTTAAAGAAGGAGAAACTCGTGAAGCTTTTTTCATGGGGCTTGGTGACGCGGTCATGCCCAGTTTGCTTGTAGTTTCCGCAAATGTATTCATTGAAAACGGAGGCATCTCATATCCGGTACTCGGGGCAATGCTGGGGACTCTTGCAGGGCATGTGATCCTGTCTATCCTGGTGATGAGAGGAAAACCCCAGGCAGGGCTCCCCTTCCTGAATTCCGGAGCAATTCTGGGCTTTTTTGCAGGGGTTTTGCTTTCGGGAGCATCAATTCTGTGA